The Populus alba chromosome 4, ASM523922v2, whole genome shotgun sequence genome contains a region encoding:
- the LOC118050713 gene encoding serine/threonine-protein kinase SAPK10 isoform X1 — protein sequence MDRSVMTVGPGMDMPIMHDGDRYELVRDIGAGNFGVARLMRDKQADGLVAVKYIERGEKIDENVQREIINHRSLRHPNIVRFKEVILTPTHLAIVMEYASGGELFERICNSGRFSEDEARFFFQQLISGVSYCHAMQVCHRDLKLENTLLDGSPAPRLKICDFGYSKSSVLHSQPKSTVGTPAYIAPEVLLKKEYDGKIADVWSCGVTLYVMLVGAYPFEDPDEPKNFRNTIHRILNVQYSIPDYVHISPECQHLISRIFVADPAKRITIPEIRNHDWFLKNLPADLMVENNMNNQFEEPDQPMQSIDEIMQIITEATIPAAGTPSLNQYLTGSLDIDDEMEEDLDSDPELDLDSSGEIVYAM from the exons atggataGATCAGTGATGACAGTGGGGCCGGGAATGGACATGCCGATCATGCACGATGGAGACCGGTATGAGTTAGTGAGAGATATTGGGGCAGGGAATTTCGGGGTCGCCAGGTTGATGAGGGATAAACAGGCTGATGGACTTGTTGCTGTTAAGTATATCGAGAGAGGTGAGAAG ATAGATGAAAATGTGCAAAGGGAAATCATTAACCACAGGTCGCTAAGGCATCCCAACATCGTCAGATTCAAAGAG GTCATTTTAACCCCAACTCATTTGGCGATTGTAATGGAATATGCGTCTGGTGGAGAGCTCTTTGAGCGCATATGCAATTCTGGTCGCTTCAGCGAGGATGAG GCACGCTTTTTCTTTCAACAACTGATATCAGGAGTTAGCTACTGCCATGCAATG CAAGTGTGCCATCGTGACTTGAAATTGGAGAATACTTTGTTGGATGGAAGCCCGGCTCCTCGTCTGAAGATTTGTGATTTTGGTTACTCTAAG TCATCAGTGCTGCACTCTCAACCAAAATCTACTGTTGGAACTCCTGCTTATATTGCTCCCGAAGTGTTACTTAAGAAGGAATACGATGGCAAG ATTGCAGACGTATGGTCTTGTGGAGTAACTTTATACGTTATGTTGGTTGGAGCTTACCCTTTTGAGGACCCTGATGAACCTAAGAATTTTCGCAATACAATCCAC CGAATTTTGAATGTCCAGTATTCAATCCCTGACTATGTTCATATATCTCCTGAATGCCAACATCTAATCTCGAGAATTTTTGTAGCTGATCCTGCAAAG AGGATAACCATTCCCGAGATCAGGAATCATGACTGGTTTCTAAAGAATCTCCCAGCAGATCTCATGGTggaaaataatatgaataacCAGTTTGAAGAACCCGATCAACCAATGCAGAGCATTGATGAGATAATGCAAATAATAACCGAAGCCACCATACCTGCAGCTGGCACCCCTAGTCTCAACCAATATTTGACTGGCAGCTTGGACATTGATGATGAAATGGAGGAGGACCTAGACAGTGATCCGGAGCTTGACCTTGATAGCAGTGGAGAGATAGTATATGCAATGTGA
- the LOC118050714 gene encoding uncharacterized protein isoform X2 produces the protein MTATITYPSHLLSASSHLRTTATKTALRLHSPSTQGPERSPHYLKAGSSHPSVKLCGVFQKTQLNISCAINMGAGQSGDPEKINFDHLMNKARKIWDRSPQPVKSFPWKRALENFIQLILDLFVMVVKYLCVPLLAVSSLSEMSYCAHQKKLLLVPIPLLIGIIVAGVVKETALELSPLLKDAEVPWHLIVTAIVFTLIKLPGPYYPYWGRIFIPHFANGVLWRTLLFAFS, from the exons ATGACGGCGACAATTACATATCCTTCTCATCTGTTATCTGCCTCCTCTCATCTCCGAACCACCGCAACTAAAACTGCTCTTCGACTTCACTCTCCTTCCACTCAAGGACCTGAG AGGTCACCACACTATCTCAAAGCTGGTAGCAGTCATCCGAGTGTTAAACTATGTGGGGTCTTCCAAAAGACTCAGCTCAACATCTCTTGTGCAATAAACATGGGCGCTGGACAGTCTGGTGATCCTGAGAAGATAAATTTTGACCATCTAATgaataaagcaagaaaaatcTGGGACCGTTCTCCTCAACCAGTTAAGAGCTTCCCCTGGAAAAGAGCATTGGAGAACTTCATTCAGCTCATCCTTGACCTGTTTGTGATGGTTGTCAAATATTTGTGTGTGCCTTTACTGGCGGTTTCCTCCCTTAGTGAGATGTCATATTGCGCGCATCAGAAGAAGCTGCTCCTTGTCCCAATTCCACTACTCATTGGCATCATTGTTGCCGGGGTCGTAAAGGAAACTGCCTTAGAACTATCTCCGCTTCTCAAG GATGCTGAAGTCCCATGGCATCTGATTGTCACTGCAATAGTCTTCACATTGATCAAATTGCCAGGTCCTTATTATCCATACTGGGGGCGTATATTTATTCCACACTTTGCAAATGGAGTGTTATGGAGGACTCTGTTGTTTGCATTTTCATGA
- the LOC118050714 gene encoding uncharacterized protein isoform X1 produces the protein MTATITYPSHLLSASSHLRTTATKTALRLHSPSTQGPEQRSPHYLKAGSSHPSVKLCGVFQKTQLNISCAINMGAGQSGDPEKINFDHLMNKARKIWDRSPQPVKSFPWKRALENFIQLILDLFVMVVKYLCVPLLAVSSLSEMSYCAHQKKLLLVPIPLLIGIIVAGVVKETALELSPLLKDAEVPWHLIVTAIVFTLIKLPGPYYPYWGRIFIPHFANGVLWRTLLFAFS, from the exons ATGACGGCGACAATTACATATCCTTCTCATCTGTTATCTGCCTCCTCTCATCTCCGAACCACCGCAACTAAAACTGCTCTTCGACTTCACTCTCCTTCCACTCAAGGACCTGAG CAGAGGTCACCACACTATCTCAAAGCTGGTAGCAGTCATCCGAGTGTTAAACTATGTGGGGTCTTCCAAAAGACTCAGCTCAACATCTCTTGTGCAATAAACATGGGCGCTGGACAGTCTGGTGATCCTGAGAAGATAAATTTTGACCATCTAATgaataaagcaagaaaaatcTGGGACCGTTCTCCTCAACCAGTTAAGAGCTTCCCCTGGAAAAGAGCATTGGAGAACTTCATTCAGCTCATCCTTGACCTGTTTGTGATGGTTGTCAAATATTTGTGTGTGCCTTTACTGGCGGTTTCCTCCCTTAGTGAGATGTCATATTGCGCGCATCAGAAGAAGCTGCTCCTTGTCCCAATTCCACTACTCATTGGCATCATTGTTGCCGGGGTCGTAAAGGAAACTGCCTTAGAACTATCTCCGCTTCTCAAG GATGCTGAAGTCCCATGGCATCTGATTGTCACTGCAATAGTCTTCACATTGATCAAATTGCCAGGTCCTTATTATCCATACTGGGGGCGTATATTTATTCCACACTTTGCAAATGGAGTGTTATGGAGGACTCTGTTGTTTGCATTTTCATGA
- the LOC118050713 gene encoding serine/threonine-protein kinase SRK2E isoform X2 → MDLLLLSISREIDENVQREIINHRSLRHPNIVRFKEVILTPTHLAIVMEYASGGELFERICNSGRFSEDEARFFFQQLISGVSYCHAMQVCHRDLKLENTLLDGSPAPRLKICDFGYSKSSVLHSQPKSTVGTPAYIAPEVLLKKEYDGKIADVWSCGVTLYVMLVGAYPFEDPDEPKNFRNTIHRILNVQYSIPDYVHISPECQHLISRIFVADPAKRITIPEIRNHDWFLKNLPADLMVENNMNNQFEEPDQPMQSIDEIMQIITEATIPAAGTPSLNQYLTGSLDIDDEMEEDLDSDPELDLDSSGEIVYAM, encoded by the exons ATGGACTTGTTGCTGTTAAGTATATCGAGAGAG ATAGATGAAAATGTGCAAAGGGAAATCATTAACCACAGGTCGCTAAGGCATCCCAACATCGTCAGATTCAAAGAG GTCATTTTAACCCCAACTCATTTGGCGATTGTAATGGAATATGCGTCTGGTGGAGAGCTCTTTGAGCGCATATGCAATTCTGGTCGCTTCAGCGAGGATGAG GCACGCTTTTTCTTTCAACAACTGATATCAGGAGTTAGCTACTGCCATGCAATG CAAGTGTGCCATCGTGACTTGAAATTGGAGAATACTTTGTTGGATGGAAGCCCGGCTCCTCGTCTGAAGATTTGTGATTTTGGTTACTCTAAG TCATCAGTGCTGCACTCTCAACCAAAATCTACTGTTGGAACTCCTGCTTATATTGCTCCCGAAGTGTTACTTAAGAAGGAATACGATGGCAAG ATTGCAGACGTATGGTCTTGTGGAGTAACTTTATACGTTATGTTGGTTGGAGCTTACCCTTTTGAGGACCCTGATGAACCTAAGAATTTTCGCAATACAATCCAC CGAATTTTGAATGTCCAGTATTCAATCCCTGACTATGTTCATATATCTCCTGAATGCCAACATCTAATCTCGAGAATTTTTGTAGCTGATCCTGCAAAG AGGATAACCATTCCCGAGATCAGGAATCATGACTGGTTTCTAAAGAATCTCCCAGCAGATCTCATGGTggaaaataatatgaataacCAGTTTGAAGAACCCGATCAACCAATGCAGAGCATTGATGAGATAATGCAAATAATAACCGAAGCCACCATACCTGCAGCTGGCACCCCTAGTCTCAACCAATATTTGACTGGCAGCTTGGACATTGATGATGAAATGGAGGAGGACCTAGACAGTGATCCGGAGCTTGACCTTGATAGCAGTGGAGAGATAGTATATGCAATGTGA